Proteins encoded within one genomic window of Setaria italica strain Yugu1 chromosome IV, Setaria_italica_v2.0, whole genome shotgun sequence:
- the LOC101782950 gene encoding transcription factor bHLH82 isoform X2, translating to MQPSGREIAGGEGGPQQADDFFDQMLSTLPSAWADLGAGGNKSPWELAAGAEDAAVQAAFGDESALLASRLRQHQIGGGDVKSSSSSPVMLQLSDLHRHGGGLAGGGAKESGGFSPLPLFTDRSAPAPEEMEGGFKSPNSAGGDHSLFNGFGMHGAASVQPQFGQGGSMSPQSLGGPAASGGATPPAGGAASSAGGGAAPPRQVRQRARRGQATDPHSIAERLRRERIAERMKSLQELVPNANKTDKASMLDEIIDYVKFLQLQVKVLSMSRLGGAAGMAPLVASMSSEGNSNGGGGAKGSAGAATKGNGNGSGSGENGGGGGGLRVAENQVAKMMEEDMGTAMQYLQGKGLCLMPISLASAISSATSSASLLSRPPPVLRHAAANSNPAAPGGQLHDVNNGAAAAATSPASASSAGGGDDSRSVKELGASGGGKQ from the exons ATGCAGCCGAGCGGCCGCGAGAtagccggcggcgagggcgggccGCAGCAGGCCGACGACTTCTTCGACCAGATGCTCTCCACGCTGCCCTCCGCGTGGGCCGACCTGGGCGCCGGCGGAAACAAGTCGCCCTGGGAgctcgccgcgggcgccgaggacgccgccgtGCAGGCCGCCTTCGGCGACGAGTCGGCGCTGCTCGCGTCCCGCCTCCGGCAGCACCAGATCGGCGGCGGGGACGTcaagtcctcctcctcctccccggtcATGCTGCAGCTCAGCGACCTGCaccgccatggcggcggcctggcgggcggcggggccaagGAGAGCGGCGGGTTCTCCCCGCTGCCGCTGTTCACGGAccggtcggcgccggcgccggaggagaTGGAGGGCGGCTTCAAGTCGCCTAACTCCGCC GGAGGTGACCACTCGCTGTTCAACGGGTTCGGGATGCACGGCGCGGCCTCCGTGCAGCCACAATTTGGCCAG GGAGGATCAATGTCGCCCCAGAGCCTGGGAggaccggcggcgagcggcggcgcgacacCACCCGCTGGCGGCGCAGCTtcgtcggccggcggcggtgcggcacCGCCGCGGCAGGtgcggcagcgggcgaggcgaGGGCAGGCCACCGACCCCCACAGCATAGCCGAACGT CTTCGGAGGGAGCGGATCGCGGAGCGGATGAAATCGCTGCAGGAGCTGGTCCCGAACGCCAACAAG ACGGACAAGGCGTCGATGCTGGACGAGATCATCGACTACGTGAAGTTCCTGCAGCTCCAAGTCAAG GTTCTGAGCATGAGCCGGCTGGGAGGCGCGGCCGGCATGGCGCCCCTGGTTGCAAGCATGTCCTCGGAG GGCaacagcaacggcggcggcggtgcgaaAGGCAGCGCTGGCGCTGCCACCAAGGGCAATGGcaatggcagcggcagcggcgagaacggtggcggcggcggtgggctgcGGGTGGCAGAGAATCAGGTGGCGAAGATGATGGAGGAGGACATGGGCACGGCCATGCAGTACCTGCAGGGCAAGGGCCTGTGCCTGATGCCCATCTCCCTGGCGTCCGCCATCTCCTCCGCCACCTCGTCCGCGTCGCTCctctcccgcccgccgccagtgctccgccacgccgccgccaacaGCAACCCTGCTGCTCCTGGCGGCCAGCTGCACGACGTCAacaacggcgccgccgccgcagcgacgtcgccggcgtccGCTAGCAGCGCCGGAGGAGGCGACGACTCCCGGTCCGTCAAGGAACTGGGCGCCTCCGGCGGCGGTAAGCAGTGA
- the LOC101782950 gene encoding transcription factor bHLH82 isoform X1: protein MQPSGREIAGGEGGPQQADDFFDQMLSTLPSAWADLGAGGNKSPWELAAGAEDAAVQAAFGDESALLASRLRQHQIGGGDVKSSSSSPVMLQLSDLHRHGGGLAGGGAKESGGFSPLPLFTDRSAPAPEEMEGGFKSPNSAQGGDHSLFNGFGMHGAASVQPQFGQGGSMSPQSLGGPAASGGATPPAGGAASSAGGGAAPPRQVRQRARRGQATDPHSIAERLRRERIAERMKSLQELVPNANKTDKASMLDEIIDYVKFLQLQVKVLSMSRLGGAAGMAPLVASMSSEGNSNGGGGAKGSAGAATKGNGNGSGSGENGGGGGGLRVAENQVAKMMEEDMGTAMQYLQGKGLCLMPISLASAISSATSSASLLSRPPPVLRHAAANSNPAAPGGQLHDVNNGAAAAATSPASASSAGGGDDSRSVKELGASGGGKQ from the exons ATGCAGCCGAGCGGCCGCGAGAtagccggcggcgagggcgggccGCAGCAGGCCGACGACTTCTTCGACCAGATGCTCTCCACGCTGCCCTCCGCGTGGGCCGACCTGGGCGCCGGCGGAAACAAGTCGCCCTGGGAgctcgccgcgggcgccgaggacgccgccgtGCAGGCCGCCTTCGGCGACGAGTCGGCGCTGCTCGCGTCCCGCCTCCGGCAGCACCAGATCGGCGGCGGGGACGTcaagtcctcctcctcctccccggtcATGCTGCAGCTCAGCGACCTGCaccgccatggcggcggcctggcgggcggcggggccaagGAGAGCGGCGGGTTCTCCCCGCTGCCGCTGTTCACGGAccggtcggcgccggcgccggaggagaTGGAGGGCGGCTTCAAGTCGCCTAACTCCGCC CAGGGAGGTGACCACTCGCTGTTCAACGGGTTCGGGATGCACGGCGCGGCCTCCGTGCAGCCACAATTTGGCCAG GGAGGATCAATGTCGCCCCAGAGCCTGGGAggaccggcggcgagcggcggcgcgacacCACCCGCTGGCGGCGCAGCTtcgtcggccggcggcggtgcggcacCGCCGCGGCAGGtgcggcagcgggcgaggcgaGGGCAGGCCACCGACCCCCACAGCATAGCCGAACGT CTTCGGAGGGAGCGGATCGCGGAGCGGATGAAATCGCTGCAGGAGCTGGTCCCGAACGCCAACAAG ACGGACAAGGCGTCGATGCTGGACGAGATCATCGACTACGTGAAGTTCCTGCAGCTCCAAGTCAAG GTTCTGAGCATGAGCCGGCTGGGAGGCGCGGCCGGCATGGCGCCCCTGGTTGCAAGCATGTCCTCGGAG GGCaacagcaacggcggcggcggtgcgaaAGGCAGCGCTGGCGCTGCCACCAAGGGCAATGGcaatggcagcggcagcggcgagaacggtggcggcggcggtgggctgcGGGTGGCAGAGAATCAGGTGGCGAAGATGATGGAGGAGGACATGGGCACGGCCATGCAGTACCTGCAGGGCAAGGGCCTGTGCCTGATGCCCATCTCCCTGGCGTCCGCCATCTCCTCCGCCACCTCGTCCGCGTCGCTCctctcccgcccgccgccagtgctccgccacgccgccgccaacaGCAACCCTGCTGCTCCTGGCGGCCAGCTGCACGACGTCAacaacggcgccgccgccgcagcgacgtcgccggcgtccGCTAGCAGCGCCGGAGGAGGCGACGACTCCCGGTCCGTCAAGGAACTGGGCGCCTCCGGCGGCGGTAAGCAGTGA